One Glycine max cultivar Williams 82 chromosome 6, Glycine_max_v4.0, whole genome shotgun sequence DNA segment encodes these proteins:
- the LOC100810784 gene encoding sulfite exporter TauE/SafE family protein 3 has protein sequence MAEFGTRTGSIWTVLFCFASVVAIVASERSIMKMEVARFNVTTSREPQQSFLTKALNFLWQSGESGYQHVWPDMEFGWQIVVGTFVGFCGAAFGSVGGVGGGGIFVPMLSLIVGFDQKSSTAISKCMIMGAAVSTVYYNLKLRHPTLNMPIIDYDLALLIQPMLMLGISIGVVFNVVFPDWIVTILLIVLFLGTSTKAFFKGIETWKKETIMKKEAAKRQESNGSGAEVEYKPLPSGPNGANEKDTKEQEVTIIENVYWKEFGLLVFVWVSFLALQIAKENYTTTCSTFYWVLNLLQVPVSVGVTAYEAAALFSGRRVIASTGEQGKDFTVLQLIIYCVFGVLAGVVGGMLGLGGGFVMGPLFLELGVPPQVSSATATFAMTFSSSMSVIEYYLLKRFPIPYALYFVLVATIAAFVGQHIVRKLIILFGRASLIIFILASTIFVSAVSLGGVGIVNMVHKIDNHEYMGFEDLCKYGS, from the exons ATGGCCGAGTTTGGAACGAGAACGGGATCTATATGGACGGTGCTGTTCTGTTTTGCGTCGGTGGTGGCGATCGTTGCTTCAGAAAGAAGCATTATGAAAATGGAAGTGGCGAGATTCAATGTTACCACCTCCCGAGAGCCTCAACAGAGTTTCCTCACCAAAGCTTTGAATTTCTTATGGCAATCTGGAGAATCAGGGTACCAACACGTGTGGCCG GATATGGAATTTGGATGGCAAATTGTCGTGGGTACTTTTGTTGGGTTTTGTGGTGCCGCGTTTGGAAGTGTTGGTGGTGTTGGTGGAGGTGGCATATTCGTCCCTATGCTTAGCCTAATCGTTGGATTTGATCAAAAATCATCCACAGCTATCTCAAAAT GTATGATCATGGGCGCAGCCGTGTCAACTGTTTACTACAACCTTAAGCTAAGACATCCTACGTTGAATATGCCCATCATTGACTATGATTTGGCACTTCTCATTCAACCAATGCTCATGCTTGGCATCAGCATTGGAGTGGTCTTCAACGTTGTATTTCCAGATTGGATTGTGACTATATTGCTTATTGTTCTCTTCTTAg GCACATCAACAAAAGCATTCTTTAAGGGGATTGAAACATGGAAAAAGGAAACCATAATGAAAAAG GAAGCTGCTAAACGTCAAGAATCAAACG GTTCTGGGGCTGAAGTGGAATACAAACCTCTTCCCAGTGGACCAAATGGTGCCAATGAAAAGGACACCAAGGAACAAGAG GTGACTATTATTGAAAATGTATATTGGAAGGAGTTTGGCCTTCTTGTATTTGTTTGGGTTTCATTCCTTGCACTACAGATTGCCAAG GAAAACTATACGACTACTTGTTCAACATTTTATTGGGTACTGAACTTGTTACAG GTTCCAGTTTCAGTTGGAGTAACAGCATATGAGGCAGCTGCCTTGTTCAGTGGACGTAGAGTAATTGCTTCCACGGGAGAACAAGGGAAAGATTTCACTGTTCTCCAGCTAATTATCTATTGTGTCTTTGGTGTACTGGCTGGTGTAGTTGGTGGCATGTTGGGACTAGGAGGAGGATTCGTTATGGGTCCACTTTTTCTGGAACTGGGAGTCCCACCTCAG GTTTCTAGCGCCACAGCCACCTTTGCCATGACCTTTTCCTCATCTATGTCTGTTATAGAATACTACCTGTTGAAACGTTTTCCAATTCCTTATG CTCTTTACTTCGTCCTTGTGGCTACTATTGCTGCCTTCGTTGGACAGCACATTGTGAGAAAACTAATCATCTTATTTGGGAGAGCATCTCTTATCATCTTTATTCTAGCCTCTACAATATTTGTCAGTGCAGTCTCATTAG GTGGAGTTGGCATTGTAAATATGGTACACAAGATCGATAATCATGAATACATGGGATTTGAGGATCTCTGCAAATACGGGTCATAG